TTCAGGACGATCTAAGCTGCGAGCAATCGCTTCGTTAACTTGCTGGGCAATGATGCCGCTCATTTCCTCTTGGGCGTGCTTCCGTTGATAAGCTGCTCCTTCTTCTGTAGTAGCGTAGAGGGGTGGCAAGCGGTTAAGGGCATAGGCTGCAATATCACCCAGGTCTAATGTGCAATTGCTAGTAGCCTCAATTTCAGCAACACGGGCAATGGCTTCTGTCAGCACCAACTCTTCCATTACGTTAATGAATTGCTTACGGGGTACTGCAACTACATCACCAGTCAGCAATGACCCCATCAG
The DNA window shown above is from Cyanobacteriota bacterium and carries:
- a CDS encoding late competence development ComFB family protein, whose translation is MSIEKIVEQALKDGYLTPAMEAEVGRICDTASELSIEEYMALDRLMGSLLTGDVVAVPRKQFINVMEELVLTEAIARVAEIEATSNCTLDLGDIAAYALNRLPPLYATTEEGAAYQRKHAQEEMSGIIAQQVNEAIARSLDRPEFFPERQVLGKVGDEILNQVSSLLQAHASKYEQ